A region of Terriglobales bacterium DNA encodes the following proteins:
- a CDS encoding AAA family ATPase, producing the protein MVLKNPNLYVVSGGPGSGKTTVLVELEKYGFRHAPEVAREIIQEQVRDAGTALPWKDRELYTRLMLRRSIESYKGHTPAAKPTFSDRGIPDTLCYARLIGLADETCIRQACDRYRYASLVFLAPPWKEIYANDKERKQDFDEAMRTYELMISVYQECGYKLVELPRVGPTARAEFILQQLQLSA; encoded by the coding sequence ATGGTCCTGAAGAACCCAAATCTCTACGTTGTTAGTGGCGGTCCCGGCTCCGGCAAAACCACAGTACTTGTGGAGTTGGAGAAGTACGGCTTTCGACACGCTCCGGAAGTGGCGCGAGAAATCATTCAGGAGCAGGTACGAGATGCTGGGACAGCACTTCCCTGGAAGGACCGAGAGCTCTACACCCGTCTGATGTTGCGGCGATCGATTGAGTCTTATAAAGGGCACACTCCAGCCGCCAAGCCCACGTTCTCTGACCGTGGTATCCCCGATACTCTCTGCTATGCAAGATTGATCGGCTTGGCAGACGAAACGTGCATCCGCCAGGCGTGTGACCGCTATCGCTATGCATCGCTCGTCTTTCTGGCGCCGCCCTGGAAAGAGATCTACGCAAACGATAAGGAACGTAAACAGGACTTCGATGAGGCCATGAGAACCTATGAACTGATGATCTCTGTCTACCAGGAGTGTGGATATAAACTGGTGGAATTGCCGCGAGTCGGGCCCACGGCACGAGCAGAATTTATTTTGCAACAGCTTCAACTGAGCGCGTGA
- the dnaJ gene encoding molecular chaperone DnaJ, giving the protein MATNVKRDYYEVLGISRSASDQEIKSAYRKLAMQYHPDRNPNNPSAEEKFKEASEAYAILADSEKRARYDRFGHAGVGSSAGAGGVDFSNVIFQDFSDIFGDLFGFGDLFGGGRRTRAHRGADLREDLNLEFEEAVFGTTTQVALQRHESCENCKGSGIAPGKSAQTCRTCGGRGQMRYQQGFFSISRTCSGCGGTGQVIADPCPKCSGRGIVLRERTMEVKVPAGVEDGTRIRYGGHGEPGLYGGPAGDLYIVLHVKEHAFFEREGKDLHCVVPISFSQAALGTEVEIPTLDGVHNLKIPEATQSGTVFRIRGKGVPVLNGHGKGDLMITVKVQTPTKLTKRQREILQELGENLKIENKPEQHSLLNKVKDMFS; this is encoded by the coding sequence CTGGCAACCAACGTAAAACGCGATTACTACGAAGTGCTGGGCATCAGCCGCAGTGCCAGCGACCAGGAGATCAAGAGCGCGTATCGCAAGCTGGCGATGCAGTACCATCCTGATCGCAATCCCAACAATCCATCGGCAGAAGAGAAGTTCAAGGAGGCCTCCGAGGCCTATGCCATTCTCGCGGATAGCGAGAAGCGAGCCCGCTATGACCGTTTTGGTCATGCAGGAGTGGGAAGCTCCGCAGGCGCGGGCGGAGTGGACTTCAGCAACGTCATTTTTCAGGATTTCAGCGACATCTTTGGGGATCTTTTCGGCTTTGGCGACCTGTTTGGCGGCGGCCGGCGCACTCGAGCCCATCGGGGTGCCGATCTGCGCGAGGACCTTAACCTGGAATTCGAAGAAGCGGTCTTCGGCACTACAACCCAGGTGGCGTTGCAGCGACACGAATCCTGCGAGAATTGCAAAGGCTCGGGTATCGCTCCGGGAAAATCCGCACAGACTTGCCGCACCTGCGGCGGGCGCGGCCAGATGCGATACCAGCAAGGGTTCTTCAGCATTTCCCGTACGTGCAGCGGTTGCGGAGGTACTGGCCAGGTAATCGCCGATCCCTGTCCTAAATGCAGTGGGCGTGGCATCGTGTTGCGCGAACGCACCATGGAGGTCAAAGTGCCCGCGGGCGTCGAAGATGGTACTCGCATTCGCTATGGCGGACACGGTGAGCCCGGGCTCTATGGCGGTCCCGCGGGCGATCTTTACATTGTGCTGCATGTAAAGGAGCACGCGTTTTTTGAGCGCGAAGGCAAGGACCTGCACTGCGTAGTGCCCATCTCATTCAGCCAGGCAGCTCTGGGAACCGAAGTCGAGATTCCCACACTCGATGGCGTACACAATCTCAAGATTCCCGAAGCCACCCAGAGCGGCACGGTCTTCCGAATTAGAGGTAAGGGTGTTCCGGTTCTCAATGGACACGGGAAGGGCGATTTAATGATCACCGTCAAGGTGCAGACGCCCACCAAGCTCACCAAAAGGCAACGCGAGATTCTGCAGGAACTGGGAGAGAATCTGAAGATCGAGAACAAGCCCGAGCAGCACAGCCTGCTAAACAAAGTCAAAGACATGTTCAGCTAA
- the grpE gene encoding nucleotide exchange factor GrpE, which translates to MTAVKRGNGRAELDVDHELPSADENDKPESVNSAGQAAAPIIESDVEKLRSERDALLDRLARQQADFENSRKRLQREQREYRDYAIENVIKALVPILDSFDHALKAPPGADFRSGVELINRQMHDALAKLGVEPISAEGQPFDPNFHQAVQTVETTEVPDNYVVDELQKGYKLKDRLIRPAIVRVAKHPTR; encoded by the coding sequence ATGACAGCAGTGAAGCGAGGCAATGGCAGAGCAGAACTTGATGTTGATCATGAACTGCCTTCGGCCGATGAGAATGACAAGCCGGAATCGGTCAACTCCGCAGGGCAGGCAGCGGCACCCATCATCGAGAGCGACGTCGAGAAACTAAGATCGGAGCGTGATGCGCTGCTTGATCGTCTGGCGCGCCAACAGGCGGATTTTGAGAATTCCCGCAAGCGTCTGCAGCGCGAGCAACGAGAATACCGCGATTACGCGATTGAGAATGTCATCAAGGCTCTGGTGCCGATTCTCGATAGCTTCGACCACGCTCTCAAGGCGCCTCCGGGTGCGGATTTTCGTTCCGGGGTGGAATTAATCAATCGGCAGATGCACGATGCGTTGGCGAAGCTGGGCGTGGAGCCCATTTCAGCCGAAGGGCAACCCTTCGATCCTAACTTCCACCAGGCAGTACAAACGGTGGAGACGACGGAGGTTCCGGATAATTACGTCGTCGACGAACTGCAGAAGGGTTATAAGCTGAAGGATCGCTTGATACGACCTGCGATCGTGCGCGTGGCAAAACATCCAACACGGTAG
- a CDS encoding RsmE family RNA methyltransferase, with the protein MTRRRWIADEVSGDRAFLLGQNAVHLVQVLRARVGQELEISTGQAVRLGTIRKIEKDRVELVMGERLASPFLPHFTLLLAIFKFDRLEWAIEKATELGVAEIIPVITRRTDTHLAQAAAKRVERWRKIAHEASQQSRRLSPPEIASPIRLKDAIGTPAAAKVVLAEGFPQGLKSVLAAAPQKESVALAIGPEGGWTSEEISLFQAAGWIPAGLGPTILRSETGAIAALVIAASELV; encoded by the coding sequence ATGACTCGCCGCCGATGGATTGCCGATGAAGTCTCCGGTGATCGCGCCTTCCTCCTTGGACAAAACGCAGTTCACCTTGTACAAGTGCTGCGCGCTCGAGTTGGCCAGGAGCTTGAGATTTCTACCGGCCAGGCCGTGCGCCTGGGAACGATCCGCAAAATTGAGAAAGACCGGGTCGAGCTTGTCATGGGAGAACGCCTGGCCTCGCCGTTCCTGCCGCACTTCACGCTGCTGCTGGCGATTTTCAAATTTGATCGCCTGGAGTGGGCAATTGAGAAAGCTACCGAGCTAGGCGTGGCGGAGATCATTCCCGTGATCACGCGGCGCACTGATACTCATCTGGCGCAGGCCGCTGCCAAACGAGTAGAGCGTTGGCGAAAGATCGCGCATGAGGCTTCGCAGCAATCCCGCCGCCTGAGCCCGCCGGAAATCGCGAGCCCCATCAGGCTGAAGGACGCGATCGGCACGCCAGCCGCGGCAAAAGTGGTCCTTGCCGAAGGTTTCCCCCAGGGGCTGAAGTCAGTTCTTGCCGCCGCGCCACAAAAAGAATCAGTGGCCCTGGCGATTGGACCGGAAGGCGGGTGGACAAGCGAAGAAATCAGCTTGTTCCAGGCGGCAGGATGGATCCCGGCAGGTCTGGGTCCTACCATCCTGCGATCGGAAACTGGAGCGATAGCCGCACTCGTTATCGCCGCCTCCGAGCTTGTTTAG